The following coding sequences lie in one Thermodesulfobacteriota bacterium genomic window:
- the hemG gene encoding protoporphyrinogen oxidase: MKRIVIIGGGISGLSTAYSLVEHAREQGVTGLDITLIERSGRTGGNIVTEKRDGFLIEGGPDCFLSEKPWAMELCKKLGLGDRLLSTTAPRGRTFVLSGGRLHLLPEGVILMVPTRILPFLTSGLITLPGKIRMGLELFVPRRTEKGDESLEAFVTRRLGREALDKIAEPLVAGVHAGEPETMSVRSSFPKFVEMEETHGSLIKGMLAKMKGMRKPPEPSGGGGEGGPRLTMFMTLEGGLTELVEALLQRLDGVTIKTGTAVDSIRRRHGGWEVEIAGGPPIEADAVVAATPAYVTSRFLEGLDDLLVEKLVSIPYVSTATVSIGYKREDIKHPLDGFGFVVPRTEKRRIMAATWSSVKWAGRAPEDKVLIRCFVGGTNRSDLVSLGDEETTKMVREELSDIMGIDAEPLFVRIFRWKSSMPQYTIGHGERIESIEGLTANHPGLYLTGSAYHGIGISDTVREAEATAKKVLGYLGG; encoded by the coding sequence ATGAAAAGAATAGTCATAATAGGCGGCGGCATCTCGGGCCTCTCGACCGCGTACTCCCTGGTGGAGCACGCGCGCGAGCAGGGAGTGACCGGCCTCGACATAACCCTTATCGAAAGGTCCGGCAGGACCGGCGGCAACATAGTTACCGAAAAGAGAGACGGCTTCCTCATAGAGGGCGGGCCGGACTGCTTCCTCTCGGAAAAGCCCTGGGCCATGGAGCTCTGTAAAAAGCTCGGGCTCGGCGACAGGCTGCTCTCCACGACCGCGCCGAGAGGGAGGACCTTTGTCCTCTCCGGCGGCAGGCTCCACCTCCTCCCCGAAGGCGTCATACTCATGGTCCCGACCAGGATACTGCCGTTCCTTACGAGCGGCCTCATAACGCTACCCGGGAAGATAAGGATGGGGCTCGAGCTCTTCGTGCCCAGGAGGACGGAGAAGGGGGACGAAAGCCTCGAAGCGTTCGTAACGAGGAGGCTCGGCAGGGAGGCGCTCGATAAGATAGCCGAGCCGCTCGTCGCCGGAGTGCACGCCGGAGAGCCCGAGACGATGAGCGTCCGGTCGAGCTTTCCGAAGTTCGTCGAGATGGAGGAAACCCACGGGAGCCTTATAAAGGGGATGCTTGCGAAGATGAAGGGCATGAGGAAGCCCCCCGAGCCTTCGGGGGGAGGAGGAGAGGGCGGGCCCAGGCTCACCATGTTCATGACGCTCGAGGGCGGGCTTACGGAGCTTGTGGAAGCGCTCCTTCAGAGGCTCGATGGCGTTACCATAAAGACGGGCACGGCGGTCGATTCCATAAGGAGGAGGCATGGCGGCTGGGAGGTCGAGATAGCTGGCGGCCCGCCCATCGAGGCCGACGCGGTCGTCGCGGCCACGCCCGCCTACGTTACCTCCCGCTTCCTGGAGGGGTTGGATGACCTGCTCGTGGAAAAGCTCGTCTCCATCCCGTACGTGTCCACCGCTACGGTATCGATCGGTTATAAAAGGGAGGACATAAAGCACCCTCTCGACGGCTTCGGCTTCGTCGTGCCGAGGACGGAGAAGAGAAGGATAATGGCCGCAACGTGGAGCTCGGTTAAGTGGGCTGGCAGGGCGCCGGAGGATAAGGTCCTCATAAGGTGCTTCGTCGGGGGGACCAACCGGTCGGACCTCGTATCGTTGGGCGATGAAGAGACGACGAAGATGGTGCGTGAAGAACTGAGCGATATAATGGGCATAGACGCCGAGCCGCTTTTTGTCAGGATCTTCCGCTGGAAGAGCTCCATGCCGCAGTACACCATAGGGCACGGAGAGCGCATCGAGTCGATAGAAGGGCTGACGGCGAACCACCCCGGCCTCTATCTAACCGGAAGTGCCTATCACGGCATAGGCATAAGCGATACGGTCAGGGAAGCTGAGGCTACGGCTAAGAAGGTGTTGGGGTATCTGGGGGGTTAA
- a CDS encoding RNA methyltransferase yields MKNISIVLVAPQSAGNIGSTARVMKNTGFRRLCLVNPVEYANDDGFSMACNAVDILREARVFSSLAEAVKKSGMVAGVTRREGKVRNPLLPLDGAVAQILKFSEKNEVSLVFGREDKGLKNDEIALCDTLIEIPSHPDYPSLNLSHAVFALCYGLFTGGRGAAPQEREAPEGGPIDAAPHEERKKLYAHLESTLRELGYGEEHNRKSGESLLRSIMKNFRRLFGRSGLTQKEVNMLRGICTRIEDNVEGE; encoded by the coding sequence ATGAAAAATATCTCCATCGTGCTTGTCGCCCCGCAGAGCGCGGGGAACATAGGAAGCACGGCAAGGGTCATGAAGAATACGGGTTTTAGGAGGCTTTGCCTCGTGAACCCGGTCGAGTACGCGAACGACGACGGTTTTTCCATGGCCTGTAACGCGGTGGATATCTTAAGGGAGGCCCGCGTTTTTTCTTCTCTTGCCGAAGCGGTAAAGAAGAGCGGCATGGTGGCCGGCGTCACCCGGAGGGAAGGAAAAGTCAGGAACCCCTTACTACCGCTGGACGGGGCTGTGGCGCAAATACTGAAATTTTCCGAGAAGAACGAGGTCTCGCTCGTCTTCGGCAGGGAGGATAAGGGGCTTAAGAACGACGAGATCGCGCTCTGCGATACGCTTATTGAAATTCCCTCCCATCCGGACTACCCATCGCTTAATCTCTCGCACGCGGTCTTCGCGCTCTGCTACGGGCTATTTACCGGGGGGAGGGGGGCCGCGCCACAGGAAAGAGAAGCCCCCGAAGGAGGACCAATCGACGCCGCCCCGCACGAAGAGAGGAAAAAACTCTATGCCCACCTCGAAAGTACGCTCCGGGAGCTCGGCTACGGAGAGGAGCATAACAGGAAGAGCGGCGAGTCGCTCCTTAGGAGCATAATGAAGAATTTTAGGCGCCTTTTCGGCAGGAGCGGCCTCACGCAAAAGGAGGTCAATATGCTCCGGGGGATATGTACCAGGATAGAGGATAATGTGGAGGGGGAATAG
- the hemE gene encoding uroporphyrinogen decarboxylase: MTNDTFLKACRREPTPHTPVWLMRQAGRYMKEYMAIKEKHSFLEMCKTPELACEITLQPIKAFELDAAIIFADILLPLEGMGIGFSFEKNMGPKIHNPVRSRNDIEAVRVITPEEDVPYLMNSIKLTKKELNGKVPLIGFSGAPFTLASYIIEGGGSKNYTHAKALMYGDPEGWHTLMDKITDTVIVYMKAQIEAGVDAVQLFDSWVGCLGPDEYKAYALPYTKKVIDAVSGQVPFINFSTNTGSYLGIIKEAGGDVVGVDWKVRLDEAWETIGHDKAIQGNLDPTLLFAPVEAMRKKVKEILAMADGRPGHIFNLGHGIIVGTPVDNVRALVDAVHEFSRK; the protein is encoded by the coding sequence ATGACGAACGATACTTTTCTAAAGGCATGCCGGAGGGAGCCCACCCCCCACACCCCGGTATGGCTCATGCGCCAGGCCGGGCGCTACATGAAGGAGTACATGGCCATAAAGGAAAAACACTCCTTCCTCGAGATGTGCAAGACCCCGGAGCTCGCCTGCGAGATAACGCTCCAGCCGATTAAGGCCTTCGAGCTCGACGCGGCCATAATCTTCGCCGACATACTCCTGCCCTTGGAAGGCATGGGCATAGGCTTTAGTTTTGAAAAGAACATGGGCCCGAAGATACATAACCCGGTAAGGAGTCGCAACGACATCGAGGCCGTACGCGTCATCACCCCGGAAGAGGACGTGCCGTATCTCATGAACTCCATAAAGCTGACGAAGAAGGAGTTAAACGGCAAAGTCCCGCTCATAGGCTTTTCAGGGGCGCCCTTCACTCTCGCGAGCTATATAATCGAGGGCGGCGGCTCGAAGAACTACACGCACGCAAAGGCCCTTATGTACGGCGACCCCGAGGGGTGGCACACGCTCATGGACAAGATAACCGATACGGTCATCGTATACATGAAGGCCCAGATCGAGGCCGGCGTGGACGCCGTGCAGCTATTCGACAGCTGGGTCGGGTGCCTCGGGCCGGACGAGTATAAGGCCTACGCCCTCCCGTACACCAAGAAGGTCATCGACGCCGTCAGCGGACAGGTTCCGTTCATAAACTTCTCGACCAACACCGGCTCCTACCTGGGTATAATAAAAGAGGCGGGCGGAGACGTCGTGGGCGTGGACTGGAAGGTCAGGCTCGACGAGGCTTGGGAGACCATAGGCCACGACAAAGCCATACAGGGGAACCTGGACCCGACCCTTCTCTTCGCCCCGGTCGAGGCCATGAGGAAGAAGGTAAAGGAGATACTCGCGATGGCCGACGGCAGGCCCGGACACATCTTCAACCTCGGCCACGGCATAATCGTCGGCACCCCGGTGGATAACGTAAGGGCGCTCGTGGATGCCGTCCACGAATTCAGCCGGAAATAA
- a CDS encoding FAD-dependent oxidoreductase, which translates to MKDYDVIVVGAGPAGIFAALELAEKKEGIKVLIIEKGADLHERERKDLFYGWGGAGTFSDGKLNLSAGVGGFLGEYLDAGELDELIKYVDGLYLRFGAPEELKGTDREAVARIEEAAARAGLRLVPFAIRHLGTDRCIALLEKLRKTLEGRVDMRFKTEVTEVTEKDGTVTGVKTAEGEEFGAQHVILSPGRGGSHGLKDMADRIGVKTGLNPVDIGVRVEVPASILRPVTDAMHEAKFTYNSHRFDDPMRTFCMNPYGVVVKERHKGFCTVNGHSFSTKKSNNTNFAILVSTTFTEPFQEPIKYGQYISTLANLLGEGIIVQRLGDLQHGRRSTAERLRKNPVTPTLKDATPGDLSFVLPYRYICDILEMLEALDRVVPGMNASSTLLYGVEVKFYSMRIELSPTLETEVKNLFAAGDGAGITRGIVQASVSGIVAAREVLKRI; encoded by the coding sequence ATGAAGGACTACGACGTCATAGTGGTGGGCGCGGGACCGGCGGGCATATTCGCCGCCCTCGAACTCGCGGAAAAGAAAGAGGGGATAAAGGTCCTCATCATCGAAAAGGGCGCCGACCTCCACGAGAGGGAGAGGAAAGACCTCTTCTACGGATGGGGAGGGGCGGGTACCTTCAGCGACGGCAAGCTTAACCTGTCGGCCGGGGTGGGAGGCTTCCTCGGCGAATACCTCGACGCGGGGGAGCTCGACGAACTCATAAAGTACGTCGACGGGCTGTACCTCCGCTTCGGCGCCCCGGAAGAGTTGAAGGGCACCGACAGGGAAGCGGTCGCCCGGATAGAGGAGGCCGCGGCAAGGGCGGGCCTCCGGCTCGTGCCATTCGCCATACGCCACCTCGGGACCGACAGGTGCATAGCGCTCCTTGAAAAGCTCCGCAAAACGCTCGAAGGCCGCGTCGATATGCGCTTCAAGACCGAGGTAACCGAGGTAACGGAGAAGGACGGCACCGTAACCGGGGTGAAGACCGCCGAAGGCGAGGAGTTCGGCGCCCAACACGTAATCCTCTCGCCCGGACGCGGTGGCTCGCACGGGCTGAAGGACATGGCCGACAGGATAGGTGTGAAGACGGGCCTAAACCCCGTGGACATAGGGGTACGGGTGGAGGTGCCGGCATCGATACTCCGCCCGGTTACGGACGCCATGCACGAGGCCAAGTTCACCTACAACTCCCACCGCTTCGACGACCCGATGAGGACCTTCTGCATGAACCCCTACGGGGTGGTCGTAAAGGAACGGCACAAGGGTTTTTGCACGGTGAACGGCCACAGCTTCTCTACGAAGAAGTCGAACAACACGAACTTCGCCATTCTCGTATCCACCACCTTCACCGAGCCCTTCCAGGAGCCCATTAAGTACGGCCAGTACATCTCAACGCTCGCGAACCTTCTCGGCGAGGGCATCATCGTGCAGAGGCTCGGGGACCTCCAGCACGGAAGGCGCTCCACAGCCGAGAGGCTCAGAAAGAACCCGGTAACGCCGACCTTGAAGGACGCCACCCCGGGGGACCTCTCGTTTGTTCTGCCGTACCGCTACATATGCGACATACTCGAGATGCTGGAGGCGCTCGACCGCGTGGTGCCGGGCATGAACGCATCCTCCACTCTCCTCTACGGCGTGGAGGTGAAGTTCTACTCCATGAGGATAGAGTTGAGCCCCACGCTCGAAACGGAGGTTAAAAATCTCTTTGCCGCGGGCGACGGCGCGGGCATAACGCGCGGCATAGTGCAGGCCTCGGTCTCGGGTATAGTGGCCGCGAGAGAAGTCCTCAAACGCATCTAA
- the hemH gene encoding ferrochelatase: protein MADTGKTKGVLLLAFGGAESLEDVEPFLKNILKGRPVTPEMVEKARERYRKIGGGSPLLEITRAQAAALESRLNEGGRDNYRVYVGMRFWHPYIKEAVREMWGDGIEEAVAIVMAPHSSRAATGGYLYDLDAALKTTAGVPEMSFPEDWHTHPAYIDAVAEKMEEAIEEFPEKPKKEGLLVIFSAHSLPLSMLKGDPYLKKLEGTIEELIKQVPLPYRLAYQSKSGGPVEWLGPEVEEVIAKAKGEGRKGVLVVPLSFVSDHVETLYDIDVVFKEAAEACGLSFFRSGSLNTSPRFIELLAGLVETHPRVKNPA, encoded by the coding sequence ATGGCAGACACGGGGAAGACAAAAGGGGTGTTGCTCCTCGCCTTCGGCGGTGCGGAGTCCCTTGAGGACGTCGAGCCGTTCCTGAAGAATATCTTGAAGGGCAGGCCCGTCACCCCGGAGATGGTCGAGAAGGCGAGGGAGCGCTACAGGAAGATAGGCGGCGGCTCTCCGCTCCTCGAGATCACCCGCGCGCAGGCCGCGGCACTGGAATCGAGGCTCAACGAGGGAGGGCGGGATAACTACCGCGTCTACGTGGGCATGAGGTTCTGGCACCCCTATATAAAGGAGGCCGTGCGCGAGATGTGGGGCGACGGGATAGAGGAGGCGGTGGCGATAGTCATGGCCCCGCACTCGTCGAGGGCCGCCACGGGCGGCTACCTCTACGACCTGGACGCCGCCTTGAAGACTACGGCCGGGGTCCCGGAGATGAGCTTCCCCGAAGACTGGCACACGCACCCGGCCTATATAGACGCCGTCGCCGAGAAGATGGAGGAGGCGATCGAGGAGTTCCCGGAGAAGCCGAAAAAGGAAGGTCTCCTCGTTATCTTCAGCGCGCACAGCCTGCCGCTCAGTATGCTCAAGGGCGACCCCTACCTGAAAAAACTCGAAGGTACCATCGAAGAGCTGATAAAGCAGGTGCCCCTCCCCTACCGGCTCGCCTACCAGAGTAAAAGTGGAGGTCCGGTCGAATGGCTGGGCCCGGAGGTCGAGGAGGTAATAGCAAAGGCCAAAGGGGAGGGCAGGAAGGGGGTGCTCGTCGTGCCGCTCAGCTTCGTCTCGGACCACGTCGAGACACTCTACGATATAGACGTGGTATTTAAAGAGGCCGCCGAGGCCTGTGGGCTTAGCTTCTTCAGGTCCGGTTCGCTCAACACCTCCCCCCGCTTTATCGAACTGCTCGCCGGGCTCGTGGAAACCCACCCGCGCGTAAAGAACCCGGCATGA